A window of the Synechococcus sp. M16.1 genome harbors these coding sequences:
- the rpsS gene encoding 30S ribosomal protein S19: MGRSLKKGPFIADSLLRKVEKQNDNDDKSVIKTWSRASTILPMMIGHTIAVHNGRTHVPVFITEQMVGHKLGEFAPTRTFKGHIRDKKGGR, encoded by the coding sequence ATGGGACGTTCACTCAAAAAAGGTCCGTTTATTGCCGACAGCCTGCTTCGCAAGGTTGAAAAGCAGAACGACAACGACGACAAGTCTGTGATCAAGACCTGGTCACGGGCCTCCACGATCCTGCCGATGATGATCGGCCACACGATCGCGGTTCACAACGGCCGCACCCATGTGCCGGTGTTCATCACCGAGCAGATGGTGGGCCACAAGCTGGGAGAGTTCGCTCCCACCCGCACCTTCAAGGGCCACATCAGAGACAAGAAAGGAGGCCGCTAA